From Amycolatopsis sp. cg9, one genomic window encodes:
- a CDS encoding ABC transporter substrate-binding protein, whose translation MKQLRFAAGVLAAATLLTACGANDTPAGQGGTVKPGGNLVLLNDAPSITWDPAKSSNLVVTTLGLIHRRLTSWDVAPGKDTTIVPDLATDTGRPSDGGKTWTFTLKDGLKYADGTPIKSEDVKWGLERSFAAAFSGGLAYHKDLLSPGLAYKGPFDGGKELDTIQTPDAKTIVFHLARAYGDFNWVASTPAFSPVPKGKGAEANYGDHPVASGPYQLQSYERGKAAKLTRNPNWNRDEDTTRKAYADTIDFELGQDTSVISKRLIDDTGKDRNAFGMSFASPAQLAQIQGNASAKARLVTSESGALAYLSLNTQRGKLTNPKVRQAFQYAVDKAAYQVASAGSAQLAGDVATTLITPGLQGREQYDLYPAPPSGDVAKAKQLLTEAGFPNGLDGLVLATHNENGYPEKAAAIQASLARAGIKVTIKPLDEDTYTSEVDTKGLSDYDLTLTSWQPDIPSANANIQPLFQSTEIGNGGYNESRYDNPEVDKLIAEAQATVDPAEAGKKWAALDKKILADSPVVPLIYTRNSFLHGSSVGDVRIGRFPAYVDYRKFGIVQ comes from the coding sequence ATGAAACAGCTGCGGTTCGCCGCGGGGGTACTGGCCGCCGCCACACTGCTGACGGCGTGCGGCGCCAACGACACACCGGCCGGGCAGGGCGGCACCGTCAAGCCGGGCGGGAACCTCGTGCTGCTCAACGACGCGCCGTCGATCACCTGGGACCCGGCGAAGAGCTCCAACCTCGTCGTCACGACGCTCGGGCTGATCCACCGGCGGCTGACGTCGTGGGACGTCGCGCCGGGCAAGGACACCACCATCGTGCCGGACCTGGCCACCGACACCGGGCGGCCCAGCGACGGCGGCAAGACGTGGACGTTCACGCTCAAGGACGGCCTGAAGTACGCCGACGGCACGCCGATCAAGAGCGAGGACGTCAAGTGGGGCCTCGAGCGCTCGTTCGCGGCCGCGTTCTCCGGCGGGCTGGCCTACCACAAGGACCTGCTCTCGCCGGGCCTGGCGTACAAGGGCCCGTTCGACGGCGGCAAGGAGCTCGACACCATCCAGACGCCGGACGCGAAGACCATCGTCTTCCACCTCGCCCGCGCCTACGGCGACTTCAACTGGGTCGCCAGCACCCCGGCGTTCTCGCCGGTGCCGAAGGGCAAGGGCGCCGAGGCCAACTACGGTGACCACCCGGTCGCGTCCGGCCCGTACCAGCTGCAGAGCTACGAGCGCGGCAAGGCGGCGAAGCTCACCCGCAACCCGAACTGGAACCGGGACGAGGACACCACGCGCAAGGCGTACGCCGACACCATCGACTTCGAGCTCGGCCAGGACACCAGCGTCATCTCCAAGCGGCTGATCGACGACACCGGCAAGGACCGCAACGCCTTCGGCATGTCGTTCGCCTCGCCCGCGCAGCTGGCCCAGATCCAGGGCAACGCGTCGGCGAAGGCGCGGCTCGTGACGTCGGAATCCGGGGCGCTGGCCTACCTTTCGCTGAACACCCAGCGCGGCAAGCTGACGAACCCCAAGGTGCGCCAGGCGTTCCAGTACGCCGTCGACAAGGCCGCGTACCAGGTCGCCAGCGCCGGCAGCGCCCAGCTGGCCGGCGACGTCGCCACCACGCTCATCACGCCCGGTCTGCAGGGGCGCGAGCAGTACGACCTGTACCCGGCGCCGCCGTCCGGTGACGTGGCGAAGGCCAAGCAGCTGCTGACCGAGGCCGGCTTCCCGAACGGGCTCGACGGGCTGGTCCTGGCCACCCACAACGAAAACGGCTACCCGGAGAAGGCCGCGGCGATCCAGGCGTCGCTGGCGCGGGCGGGCATCAAGGTCACCATCAAGCCGCTCGACGAGGACACCTACACGTCCGAAGTGGACACCAAGGGCCTGTCGGACTACGACCTGACGCTCACCTCGTGGCAGCCGGACATCCCGTCGGCCAACGCGAACATCCAGCCGCTGTTCCAGTCCACCGAGATCGGCAACGGCGGGTACAACGAGTCGCGGTACGACAACCCCGAGGTCGACAAGCTGATCGCCGAAGCGCAGGCCACTGTGGACCCGGCGGAAGCGGGCAAGAAATGGGCGGCGCTGGACAAGAAGATCCTCGCCGACTCGCCGGTCGTGCCGCTGATCTACACGCGCAACTCGTTCCTGCACGGGTCGAGCGTCGGCGACGTCCGGATCGGCCGGTTCCCCGCCTACGTCGACTACCGCAAGTTCGGGATCGTGCAGTGA
- a CDS encoding ABC transporter permease produces the protein MRTARFVATRFAGMLLVLFVVAFVTFVVFYVLPADPARMACGRPCTPEGLRLAREFMGYDVPWYRQFLDFLGGIAGGRTFGTGAAAIHCTAPCFGWDFQNNVDVLSEIGGRIEVSFSVALGAAAIWIVLGVGLGVLSALRRGTAADRITMAAAMAGVSMPAYLAGMIGITIFAFALDVVPKNGYVPLTEDPAQWAWHLVLPWFVLAFLHAAIYARLTRGQMLETLGEDYIRTARAKGLTERKVVGRHALRNVLLPVVTVFGVDLGGLLAGTVITERIFGMAGVGRLLVDAIASLNLPVLLGVTLFSALLVTVLNFLVDLCYGALDPRARLV, from the coding sequence ATGCGCACCGCCCGCTTCGTGGCCACCCGGTTCGCCGGGATGCTGCTCGTGCTCTTCGTCGTCGCGTTCGTGACGTTCGTGGTGTTCTACGTCCTGCCCGCCGACCCCGCGCGGATGGCCTGCGGCCGCCCGTGCACCCCGGAAGGCCTCCGGCTCGCGCGCGAGTTCATGGGCTACGACGTCCCCTGGTACCGGCAGTTCCTGGACTTCCTCGGCGGGATCGCCGGCGGCCGGACGTTCGGCACGGGTGCCGCGGCGATCCACTGCACCGCGCCGTGCTTCGGCTGGGACTTCCAGAACAACGTCGACGTGCTCAGCGAGATCGGCGGCCGGATCGAGGTCAGCTTCTCGGTCGCGCTCGGCGCCGCGGCGATCTGGATCGTGCTCGGCGTCGGCCTCGGCGTGCTTTCGGCGCTGCGCCGCGGGACCGCCGCCGACCGGATCACCATGGCCGCCGCGATGGCCGGCGTGTCCATGCCCGCCTACCTGGCCGGGATGATCGGCATCACGATCTTCGCGTTCGCGCTCGACGTCGTCCCGAAGAACGGGTACGTGCCGCTGACCGAGGACCCCGCGCAGTGGGCGTGGCACCTGGTCCTGCCGTGGTTCGTGCTGGCGTTCCTGCACGCGGCGATCTACGCGCGGCTCACCCGCGGGCAGATGCTGGAAACCCTCGGCGAGGACTACATCCGCACCGCGCGGGCGAAGGGCCTCACCGAGCGGAAGGTCGTGGGCCGCCACGCCCTGCGCAACGTCCTGCTGCCGGTGGTCACCGTGTTCGGCGTCGACCTCGGCGGCCTGCTGGCCGGCACCGTGATCACCGAGCGGATCTTCGGCATGGCCGGCGTCGGGCGGCTGCTCGTCGACGCCATCGCCTCGCTCAACCTGCCCGTGCTGCTCGGCGTGACGCTGTTCTCCGCCTTGCTGGTCACGGTCCTGAACTTCCTGGTCGATCTCTGCTACGGCGCGCTCGATCCGCGAGCCCGCCTCGTCTGA
- a CDS encoding ABC transporter permease has protein sequence MSAPSLPPPAAARSLPAAVWRAVRSGRWTSGCALLVVLIVLLAAGADLFVLAEGQSLTPDITTLGPTGLPAGALGGVSGAHWFGVEPLTGVDLFALVAHGARTSLLVGLGATALGTALGVVVGVSAGYLGGWWDRLVTWTADVILGFPYLIFMIALGAVLPVDFPRQITLIVVLGLFGWPRVARIVRAQTLTLAKRDFVAAARVIGGGPWHVFTKELLPNLWAPIIVVASLTIPSMIGSEAALSFLGVGVLPPTPSWGRTISTAIDFFETDPMYLVFPGLLLFLITLAFNVVGDAVRDALDPRSGGAA, from the coding sequence GTGTCCGCCCCCTCCCTCCCGCCGCCAGCGGCGGCGCGTTCCCTGCCCGCCGCGGTGTGGCGTGCCGTCCGATCCGGGCGGTGGACGTCCGGCTGCGCCCTGCTCGTCGTCCTGATCGTGCTGCTCGCCGCCGGGGCCGACCTGTTCGTGCTGGCCGAGGGGCAGAGCCTCACCCCGGACATCACCACGCTCGGCCCGACCGGGCTGCCCGCCGGCGCGCTCGGCGGGGTGAGCGGCGCGCACTGGTTCGGGGTCGAGCCCCTCACCGGCGTCGACCTCTTCGCGCTCGTCGCCCACGGCGCGCGGACATCGCTGCTCGTCGGGCTGGGCGCGACCGCGCTGGGCACCGCGCTCGGCGTCGTCGTCGGGGTCAGCGCCGGCTACCTCGGCGGCTGGTGGGACCGGCTGGTCACCTGGACCGCCGACGTCATCCTCGGCTTCCCCTACCTGATCTTCATGATCGCGCTCGGCGCCGTCCTGCCGGTCGACTTCCCGCGCCAGATCACGTTGATCGTCGTGCTCGGGCTGTTCGGCTGGCCGCGGGTGGCCCGCATCGTCCGGGCCCAGACGCTGACGCTGGCCAAGCGCGACTTCGTGGCCGCCGCGCGGGTGATCGGCGGCGGCCCGTGGCACGTGTTCACCAAGGAGCTCCTGCCGAACCTGTGGGCGCCGATCATCGTCGTGGCCAGCCTCACCATCCCGTCGATGATCGGCAGCGAAGCCGCGCTGTCGTTCCTCGGCGTCGGCGTCCTGCCCCCGACCCCGAGCTGGGGCCGCACCATCAGCACCGCGATCGACTTCTTCGAGACCGACCCGATGTACCTCGTCTTCCCCGGCCTCCTGCTGTTCCTGATCACCCTGGCCTTCAACGTCGTCGGCGACGCGGTCCGCGACGCGCTCGATCCGCGGTCCGGGGGTGCGGCCTGA
- a CDS encoding acyl-CoA dehydrogenase family protein yields MTTTEKTAADWIATAKDVAAKLAVDAVERDRRNATPHEEVRLLKDAGLVTLLGPVEHGGGGQTWDTAYRVTREIARADGSIGQLLGYHYLWAWAARLVATDEQIAAVEELYTNNNFFFGGAVNPRDSDLTITEDGDELVYNGHKSFSTGSRVSDLTVLEGVLAGTEDHVFAIVPSAQEGIVFHDDWDNIGQRLTESGSVTITDVRVPWASAAGYVDRRFRPLTYNTLNVPAIQLVFTNFYLGIAQGALDAGLAYTRERTRPWPYGGDDKDAAAEEWYILDGYGDLQAKLWAAEALTDKAGAAISAVLHAPREQLTAEARGELAVLIAAAKQRVIETGLEIGTKIFELTGARASASKHGLDRFWRNLRTHSLHDPVAYKRREVGVYALRGELPEPTWYT; encoded by the coding sequence TTGACGACCACGGAAAAGACCGCGGCCGACTGGATCGCGACCGCGAAGGACGTCGCCGCGAAACTCGCCGTCGACGCCGTCGAGCGCGACCGCCGCAACGCCACCCCGCACGAAGAAGTCCGGCTGCTCAAGGACGCCGGGCTGGTCACGCTGCTGGGCCCGGTCGAGCACGGCGGGGGCGGGCAGACCTGGGACACCGCCTACCGGGTGACCCGTGAGATCGCCCGCGCGGACGGCTCGATCGGGCAGCTGCTCGGCTACCACTACCTCTGGGCGTGGGCGGCGCGGCTGGTCGCCACCGACGAGCAGATCGCCGCCGTCGAAGAGCTGTACACGAACAACAACTTCTTCTTCGGCGGCGCGGTCAACCCCCGGGACTCCGACCTGACGATCACCGAGGACGGTGACGAGCTCGTCTACAACGGACACAAGTCGTTTTCCACCGGCAGCAGGGTTTCCGACCTCACGGTGCTCGAAGGCGTCCTCGCCGGGACCGAAGACCACGTCTTCGCCATCGTCCCGTCCGCCCAGGAGGGCATCGTCTTCCACGACGACTGGGACAACATCGGCCAGCGCCTCACCGAATCCGGCAGCGTGACGATCACCGACGTGCGCGTCCCGTGGGCGAGCGCCGCCGGGTACGTCGACCGGCGGTTCCGGCCGCTCACCTACAACACGCTCAACGTGCCGGCGATCCAGCTGGTGTTCACGAACTTCTACCTCGGCATCGCCCAGGGCGCCCTCGACGCGGGCCTGGCGTACACCCGCGAGCGCACCCGCCCGTGGCCCTACGGCGGCGACGACAAGGACGCCGCCGCGGAGGAGTGGTACATCCTCGACGGCTACGGCGACCTGCAGGCGAAGCTGTGGGCGGCGGAGGCGCTGACCGACAAGGCGGGCGCGGCGATCTCGGCGGTGCTGCACGCCCCGCGCGAGCAGCTGACGGCCGAGGCACGCGGTGAGCTGGCGGTCCTGATCGCGGCCGCGAAGCAGCGCGTGATCGAGACCGGGCTGGAGATCGGGACGAAGATCTTCGAGCTGACCGGCGCCCGGGCGAGCGCGTCGAAGCACGGGCTGGACCGGTTCTGGCGGAACCTGCGCACCCACTCGCTGCACGACCCGGTGGCGTACAAGCGCCGGGAGGTCGGGGTCTACGCGCTGCGCGGCGAGCTGCCGGAGCCGACCTGGTACACGTGA
- a CDS encoding MOSC domain-containing protein: MRSARLVSLNVGLPEDVAWAGRTVHTGIFKYPVEGPRLVRRLNVDGDGQGDLGGHGGENRAVLVYQRESYEHWRRFLGRDDLEDGQFGENFTVEGLADDEVHIGDRYRIGEAEFEVTQPRVTCFRVGMRLGEPRMPALLVAHHRPGFYLRVITEGRVRAGDEIVRTRTGRHELSVAAVDALLYLPDRDRDTLRKALDVPALSPGWQGSFRDLLAAAPAPPVRRGFRPLRVTRVAPESTTVTSIHLTADEPLPRPEPGQYVTLRVPGAGDPAPVRSYSLSAAPSESEYRISVKRDGVVSSYLQTHVTPGTVVEVAGPRGDFVLTDEERPVVLVSAGIGITPVLAMLHALAARESERDVRWVHTARTAAEQAFATEAHRLLAALPHGREHVHLTSETGRLTPAELSALDLPVAAAVYLCGPDAFMTAMRAAFVSLGFDASRVHSELFGGVSAINPGLVGAVRKPPHAPAGTPGSGPAVTFARSGLTVPWGEGYPSLLEFAEACDVPTRWSCRTGVCHTCVTPVLSGSVSYEPEPLEPPAEGEALVCCARPSEDVVLDL, encoded by the coding sequence ATGAGGTCGGCACGCTTGGTTTCGCTCAACGTCGGGTTGCCCGAGGACGTCGCCTGGGCGGGCCGGACCGTCCACACGGGAATTTTCAAGTACCCGGTCGAGGGACCGCGGCTGGTCCGCCGGCTCAACGTCGACGGCGACGGCCAGGGCGACCTGGGCGGCCACGGCGGCGAGAACCGGGCGGTGCTGGTCTACCAGCGCGAGTCGTACGAGCACTGGCGGCGCTTCCTCGGCCGCGACGACCTCGAGGACGGCCAGTTCGGCGAGAACTTCACCGTCGAGGGCCTCGCCGACGACGAAGTGCACATCGGCGACCGGTACCGGATCGGCGAGGCGGAGTTCGAGGTCACCCAGCCGCGGGTCACGTGCTTCCGCGTCGGCATGCGCCTGGGCGAGCCGCGCATGCCGGCCCTGCTGGTGGCCCACCACCGGCCGGGCTTCTACCTGCGCGTCATCACCGAGGGCCGCGTCCGGGCCGGCGACGAGATCGTCCGCACCCGGACCGGCCGCCACGAGCTGAGCGTCGCGGCCGTCGACGCGCTCCTCTACCTGCCGGACCGCGACCGCGACACGCTGCGCAAGGCCCTCGACGTCCCGGCCCTCAGCCCCGGCTGGCAGGGCTCGTTCCGCGACCTGCTGGCGGCGGCCCCGGCACCCCCGGTCCGGCGCGGGTTCCGGCCGCTGCGCGTGACCCGCGTGGCGCCGGAGAGCACGACGGTGACCTCGATCCACCTGACCGCCGACGAGCCGCTCCCCCGCCCCGAGCCGGGCCAGTACGTGACGCTGCGCGTCCCGGGCGCGGGCGACCCGGCCCCGGTCCGCAGCTATTCGCTTTCGGCGGCGCCGTCGGAGAGCGAGTACCGCATCAGCGTCAAGCGCGACGGCGTCGTGAGCAGCTACCTCCAGACGCACGTGACCCCTGGGACCGTGGTGGAGGTCGCGGGCCCTCGCGGCGACTTCGTCCTGACGGACGAGGAGCGTCCGGTGGTGCTGGTCTCGGCGGGCATCGGCATCACACCGGTGCTGGCGATGCTGCACGCTCTGGCGGCCCGCGAGTCGGAGCGGGACGTGCGCTGGGTGCACACCGCCCGGACGGCGGCCGAGCAGGCGTTCGCCACCGAGGCGCACCGGCTCCTGGCTGCGTTGCCCCACGGCCGCGAGCACGTCCACCTCACCTCGGAGACCGGGCGGCTGACCCCGGCCGAGCTGTCCGCCTTGGACTTGCCGGTGGCCGCGGCGGTCTACTTGTGCGGCCCGGACGCGTTCATGACGGCCATGCGTGCCGCGTTCGTTTCGCTCGGCTTCGACGCATCCCGCGTCCACAGTGAACTGTTCGGCGGCGTCTCGGCGATCAACCCGGGCCTCGTCGGCGCCGTCCGCAAGCCACCGCACGCACCGGCGGGCACGCCGGGCAGCGGCCCGGCGGTGACGTTCGCACGCAGCGGGTTGACCGTGCCGTGGGGCGAGGGGTATCCGAGCCTCCTGGAGTTCGCCGAGGCGTGCGATGTGCCGACCCGGTGGTCGTGCCGGACCGGGGTGTGCCACACGTGCGTGACGCCGGTGCTTTCGGGGAGCGTGTCGTACGAGCCGGAGCCGCTCGAGCCGCCCGCGGAGGGCGAGGCTCTCGTCTGCTGCGCGCGGCCGAGCGAGGACGTGGTGCTGGACCTGTGA
- a CDS encoding DUF222 domain-containing protein has protein sequence MDREAVWRADAGALADRLRTLLTVVRSAEAEMGAVLVEIESRGVRELFGYRSTARLYEHLADVPRAAAVRTVVRANAAPATGVAALTGRLSTPMIDTIVEALTRIPAEHRDTAEADLLAFAADNGHRQVAALGARIVAHLDPGGPEPATPARELSLRRKRTGMWELSGRFDDETGTRASALLDALAERRSADDGPDLRSPQDRYGDAFSDAVDLALNSPELPTQAGERAHVMVAVSLSDLQSVLGTATLGDTGLLSAAEARLHACDCKLIPAVLGTTSEPLDLGRARRLISPGLRRALFLRDRGCAFPGCHRPPRHCQGHHIRHWAEGGPTDLANLVLLCGHHHRLLHRSGWQVRIATDGHPEFLPPRFLDKRRKPRRNNLHQPLPSAA, from the coding sequence GTGGACAGAGAAGCGGTGTGGAGAGCGGATGCGGGGGCCTTGGCCGACCGCCTCCGTACCCTGCTCACCGTTGTGCGGTCCGCTGAGGCGGAGATGGGTGCGGTGCTCGTGGAAATCGAGTCGCGGGGTGTGCGGGAACTGTTCGGATACCGCTCCACCGCGCGGCTTTACGAACACCTCGCCGATGTCCCCCGCGCTGCCGCCGTGCGGACTGTCGTACGAGCCAACGCCGCTCCCGCGACCGGTGTCGCCGCCCTCACCGGACGGCTGAGCACTCCGATGATCGACACGATCGTCGAGGCTCTCACCCGGATCCCGGCCGAGCACCGCGACACCGCCGAAGCAGACCTACTGGCCTTCGCCGCCGACAACGGCCACAGACAAGTCGCCGCGCTCGGCGCGCGGATCGTGGCCCACCTCGACCCCGGCGGCCCCGAGCCCGCCACCCCCGCCCGGGAGTTGTCGCTGCGCCGCAAACGCACCGGGATGTGGGAACTGTCCGGCCGCTTCGACGACGAGACCGGCACCCGCGCCAGCGCCCTGCTCGACGCCCTGGCCGAACGCCGCTCCGCCGACGACGGCCCCGACCTGCGTTCCCCGCAGGATCGTTACGGCGACGCGTTCTCCGACGCGGTGGACCTGGCCCTCAACTCCCCAGAGCTGCCGACCCAGGCCGGGGAACGCGCCCACGTCATGGTCGCGGTCTCCCTGTCGGACCTGCAGTCCGTCCTCGGCACTGCGACCCTCGGCGACACCGGCCTGCTCTCGGCCGCCGAAGCCCGGCTTCACGCCTGCGACTGCAAACTCATCCCTGCTGTCCTGGGCACTACCAGCGAACCTCTCGACCTCGGCCGGGCCCGCCGCCTGATCTCACCCGGCTTGCGGCGGGCGCTGTTCCTGCGCGACCGGGGTTGTGCGTTCCCGGGCTGTCACCGCCCGCCCCGGCATTGCCAAGGTCACCACATCCGGCACTGGGCCGAGGGTGGCCCGACCGACCTGGCGAACCTGGTGTTGCTCTGCGGGCATCATCACCGGTTGCTGCACCGTTCCGGCTGGCAGGTCCGCATCGCCACCGACGGTCACCCCGAGTTCCTGCCTCCACGGTTCTTGGACAAACGCCGAAAACCCAGGCGCAACAACCTGCATCAGCCGCTGCCATCCGCAGCCTGA
- a CDS encoding class I SAM-dependent methyltransferase has product MDTAIDDRTRMQSNQQGWNRRALAHLDSTYYDLDAFRAGKSSLRSLEKGALGDVSGKDFLHLQCHIGLNAISWARLGANVTAVDFADEALKIGRELADGLNTDINFVHANVFDLPQVLDDSFDIVYTDYGVLHLLPDLNAWAKVVAHFLKPGGVFHIAEIHPILAAVEEVDGVLRVRPERLPSGPLEDEVSATYGDGYDDVQHIESYKQYSWLWTIPEIMGALIAAGLQIRTFTEVPVDCRQRFSTMVRDEHDEGFWRLPGDPLPLSWTLSASKPE; this is encoded by the coding sequence TTGGACACCGCCATCGACGACCGCACTCGTATGCAGAGCAACCAGCAGGGCTGGAACCGGCGGGCGCTCGCCCACCTGGACTCGACCTACTACGACCTCGACGCGTTCCGGGCCGGCAAGAGCAGCCTGCGCTCGCTGGAGAAGGGCGCGCTCGGGGACGTTTCCGGCAAGGACTTCCTGCACCTGCAGTGCCACATCGGGCTGAACGCGATCTCGTGGGCGCGGCTGGGCGCGAACGTCACGGCCGTGGACTTCGCCGACGAGGCCCTCAAGATCGGCCGGGAGCTGGCCGACGGCCTGAACACCGACATCAACTTCGTGCACGCCAACGTCTTCGACCTGCCCCAGGTGCTGGACGACTCCTTCGACATCGTCTACACCGACTACGGCGTGCTCCACCTCCTGCCCGACCTCAACGCCTGGGCCAAGGTCGTGGCGCACTTCCTGAAGCCCGGCGGGGTCTTCCACATCGCGGAGATCCACCCGATCCTCGCCGCGGTCGAAGAGGTCGACGGCGTGCTGCGGGTGCGGCCGGAACGGCTCCCGAGCGGGCCGCTGGAGGACGAGGTCTCCGCGACCTACGGCGACGGGTACGACGACGTCCAGCACATCGAGTCGTACAAGCAGTACAGCTGGCTGTGGACCATTCCCGAGATCATGGGCGCGCTGATCGCGGCGGGCCTGCAGATCCGGACGTTCACCGAAGTCCCGGTCGACTGCCGGCAGCGCTTCAGCACCATGGTCCGCGACGAGCACGACGAGGGCTTCTGGCGCCTGCCCGGCGACCCGCTCCCGCTGTCGTGGACGCTCTCCGCGAGCAAGCCCGAGTAG
- a CDS encoding 2-oxo acid dehydrogenase subunit E2: MNDIEVPKLNTNDTAYVLVEWLAEDGQPLKEGDPVAVVETSKATEELYCDHDGVLHRLVTAPADCGPGDVVARLFASDADLREFLSARPAPAADETADGRFTLTEPARLLAEQHGVTPAALAGLGRRVIREADVQRLLRETAPDTYTPDRAQRGVAAAVSRSHQEIPAAFTAVVVTAGPALSAARELSERTGALIGLPELLVAVLGRLTTRFPLCYGTPTAEGTLLLPAAAHVGVTVDVGKGLFAPVVKDAGEQPLGEIAGLLMDFRIKAMREDFRTEDLDGANILLSLNNDDDVLFAQPIVFPGQTCAVALGGVRQEAVFAADGTVAPRSVAVVGLAYDHRFVNGSAAVEFLKAIKAALEAPEEVSDALDR; the protein is encoded by the coding sequence GTGAACGACATCGAGGTGCCGAAGCTCAACACCAACGACACCGCCTACGTGCTCGTCGAGTGGCTCGCCGAAGACGGGCAGCCGCTGAAGGAGGGCGACCCGGTCGCCGTCGTCGAGACGTCGAAGGCGACCGAAGAGCTGTACTGCGACCACGACGGCGTCCTGCACCGGCTGGTCACCGCGCCCGCCGACTGCGGCCCCGGCGACGTCGTCGCCCGCCTCTTCGCCTCGGACGCGGACCTGCGGGAGTTCCTGTCCGCCCGGCCCGCGCCCGCCGCGGACGAGACCGCCGACGGCCGGTTCACGCTCACCGAACCGGCGCGCCTGCTGGCCGAACAGCACGGGGTGACGCCCGCCGCGCTGGCCGGGCTGGGGCGGCGGGTGATCCGCGAGGCCGACGTCCAGCGGCTGCTGAGGGAAACCGCGCCGGACACCTACACCCCGGACCGGGCCCAGCGCGGGGTGGCCGCCGCCGTTTCCCGGTCGCACCAGGAGATCCCGGCCGCGTTCACCGCCGTCGTCGTCACCGCCGGCCCGGCCCTGTCGGCCGCGCGGGAGCTGTCGGAGCGGACGGGCGCGCTGATCGGGCTGCCCGAGCTGCTGGTGGCCGTCCTCGGCAGGCTGACCACGCGGTTCCCGCTCTGCTACGGCACACCCACCGCCGAGGGCACGCTGCTGCTGCCCGCCGCGGCGCACGTCGGCGTCACGGTCGACGTCGGGAAGGGGCTGTTCGCGCCGGTCGTGAAGGACGCGGGGGAGCAGCCGCTCGGGGAGATCGCCGGGCTGCTGATGGACTTCCGCATCAAGGCCATGCGCGAGGACTTCCGCACCGAGGACCTCGACGGCGCGAACATCCTGCTGTCGCTGAACAACGACGACGACGTCCTGTTCGCCCAGCCCATCGTGTTCCCGGGCCAGACGTGCGCGGTCGCGCTGGGCGGGGTCCGCCAGGAGGCCGTGTTCGCCGCCGACGGCACCGTCGCCCCGCGCTCGGTCGCCGTCGTCGGGCTCGCCTACGACCACCGGTTCGTCAACGGCAGCGCCGCGGTGGAGTTCCTCAAGGCGATCAAGGCGGCGCTCGAAGCGCCGGAGGAGGTGTCCGATGCCCTCGACCGCTGA
- a CDS encoding alpha-ketoacid dehydrogenase subunit beta: MTARPERVVENLNHALHERLRADPRLYVLGEDIADPYGGAFKVTRGLSDAHPGRVIATPISENGIAGVAAGLALTGDAAIVEIMFGDFAGLAFDQVLNFASKSVSMYGRPHPMRLVVRLPSGGGRGYGPTHSQSLLKHFIGIPGLSLFELSPFHDNRAVLARMLDLGEPCVFVEDKVLYTRRKAEAGRVDDLFDYGFLGAPDVAPAHVYVDADGEVDCLLIAPGGVADRAVAAMRELLLHHEISCRLVVPSRLYPVEAEPLLSAARRASHVCVVEESTAGGTWGAEVAHVLHERLWGRLRRPVRLVHSADSVIPAAVHLEREVLVQAGTIRDAVLADLRAERSPV; encoded by the coding sequence GTGACCGCGCGGCCGGAGCGGGTGGTGGAGAACCTGAACCACGCGCTGCACGAGCGCCTGCGGGCCGACCCCCGGCTGTACGTGCTCGGCGAGGACATCGCCGATCCCTACGGCGGGGCGTTCAAGGTGACCCGCGGGCTGTCCGACGCCCACCCCGGCCGGGTGATCGCCACCCCGATCAGCGAGAACGGCATCGCCGGGGTCGCCGCGGGGCTCGCACTCACCGGGGACGCGGCGATCGTCGAGATCATGTTCGGCGACTTCGCCGGGCTCGCCTTCGACCAGGTGCTCAACTTCGCCAGCAAGTCGGTGTCCATGTACGGGCGCCCGCACCCGATGCGCCTGGTGGTGCGCCTGCCCTCCGGTGGCGGCCGCGGCTACGGCCCGACCCACAGCCAGTCCCTGCTCAAGCACTTCATCGGGATTCCCGGGCTGTCGCTGTTCGAGCTGTCGCCGTTCCACGACAACCGGGCGGTGCTGGCCCGCATGCTCGACCTCGGCGAACCGTGCGTGTTCGTCGAGGACAAGGTGCTCTACACGCGCCGGAAAGCCGAAGCGGGCCGGGTGGACGACCTGTTCGACTACGGCTTCCTCGGCGCGCCCGACGTCGCCCCGGCGCACGTGTACGTCGACGCCGACGGCGAGGTGGACTGCCTGCTCATCGCGCCCGGCGGCGTCGCGGACCGGGCCGTCGCCGCGATGCGCGAACTGCTGCTGCACCACGAGATCAGCTGCCGGCTCGTGGTCCCGTCCCGGCTGTACCCGGTCGAGGCGGAGCCGCTGCTGAGCGCGGCGCGGCGCGCGTCGCACGTCTGCGTCGTCGAGGAGAGCACGGCGGGCGGGACGTGGGGCGCGGAGGTCGCGCACGTCCTGCACGAGCGGCTCTGGGGCCGCCTGCGCCGCCCGGTGCGGCTCGTCCACTCGGCCGACAGCGTCATCCCGGCCGCTGTCCACCTGGAACGCGAGGTCCTGGTCCAGGCCGGCACGATCCGGGACGCCGTGCTCGCCGACCTGCGTGCGGAAAGGAGCCCGGTGTGA